TCCAGTCACATAAATGACtaaataaatcagagaaaaTTAGTCATTTCCCTCCAGTAGTTTCAGTCctaatttgacattttgtaaaacattttaacagatttGGAACTTGTGAAGAAAACAGAGCAGTCTGAGCTTTAAGAGCACTGCATAATGAAAACAACAAGTCAACGTTCCATCTATGAAGGCTGCAGGGGAACCACTGGTTCAGTTTACCTCACAGCATCTGGCTCACTTTGCACCACAGCCAACATTTTAGAAACAACGTCCTAGCTTAGCACTTCAGTGCTAATCTTTAGCTTaatgattcaaatgttttttttttatatgttagCAAATCACCAACATGTGTCCTATAAAACTTTAGACCTGGATTACTTTGCTGTGACTTAACAGCTATTATCCCTGAAATGCACAAAATGTACTTTGGTGATAGAAGTGGtgacttttcttttccctcttcAATGTGCTTCTTCCTTTCACAGCCAGATAGAAACGAATAAGTGCCAACTGAATGTATGGTCACATGACGAGGAAATGGAAATAGTTGCCTAGAAACAGCTGGTGCGTCAACTTACCCACTGGCTCATCTCACCCCACTCTTCCCTACTCTGCACTTAACATTGGGTCAGTCATAACTTTAATAACtaaaaacagaaggaaaacTCCTGTACAAATGTGTTGTCCATGTTATGGTACagcaaatgtattttaacaatTTAGACCGTGCTCTCTCGCTTTTTAGGAGCAGCTTTTGGAGAataatatgactgaagatcattttaaaacacatgatatCAAATAGTATCGCAGTATCAACGTTTTGACATTCTCATTATGAGCCCACTATAGTTACAGTACCCTCTGTGGAAAGAAGGGCCGGATGTCTGCTATTATGGGAGCTCTCGCCTGTTCTTCACACTGAGGGAGTGTCTGTGTCAACTTGACACTTTTCTAGCTACTACTTTGCAGTCAAAACCATTTTCATGAGTTGTGTCcttgaaatatattttgattGGTCAATGCAGAGTACATTCAACCAGAATGAGAGGGTGGAAAAGAAATGAAGACGTCACATTTTCCTTCTCGCTGGACATAACTCTTTTCAGACCAGATCCTTGGACACTAACTCCACACACAAGTGCTCTATTATGAAAACTGCAGTGAAAGAGGCCGAGCAAATTATAACATTAAGGCTGGGGAAAATGTGCAATCAGCTATGATGATACAAGATATTCGTACACTTTCCATACAAGTGCATTACAATAAATATACTTGTCTAGTATTGTCGACAGGATTTTGATCCACTAATCTGGCCTGGATGCCAATAAAGTGTAAATGTGGAGGAGAATGACAGACAGGTagaatgagaaataaatataatgtacTTACAAAGGCCTGTTGTGGTAGTCCAGCTTGCTGAGTTCCAGGGACCCCCATTGCTCCAGCTGTGGCAGTGGTACCCACAGCTCCTTCTGCTGGTCCAAATCCAAAAGATAGTCCAGTACTGGGGTCTGAAAGTGCACCGCCAGCACCAGGTCCTGCTCCAGGTCCAACACCAGCTCCAACTCCATAGCCAGCTCCAGGTCCATAGCCAggtccagctccagctccaggtccaggtccatagccagctccagctccatagccagctccagctccagctccaggtcCAGCTCCAGGTCCATAGCCAGCGCCAGcgccagctccagctccagctccagctccagctccaggtcCATagccagctccagctccaggtcCATAGCCAGCTCCAGCTCTGCTACCCCCAGCTCCAGGTCCAAAACCTGAACCGTCCCCTGCCCCAGCCATAGGCCCCACACCAGGCCCTGTAGCCCCTGCACCCCCAGCTCCAGGTCCAAAACCTGCACCGACCCCTGCCCCAGCCATAGGCCCCACACCAGGCCCTGTAGCCCCTGCACCCCCAGCGCCAGGTCCAAAACCTGCACCGACCCCAGCCCCAGCCATAGGCCCCACACCAGGCCCTCCAGCCCCAGCACCCTGTCTATAGCCAGCCCCCCCAACTCCACCACCGGCACTAACACCCGCTACAGTTGCACCAACCCCTGCCCCTCCAGCCCCACCCTGTCCTTGTGCCTGAATCAGAGCCATCTCTTCAGGCAGCATGACGTCTGCCACCCCAAGGGCCTCGTCCTTGTACTTGCGGACAAACTGCTGCATTAGTTTGACCTCCGCGGGGGTCAGCTCGTGGCACTTGGACGGGTCCTGGTCGTGCTCGGGCAGCTGGCAGGCCATTTGCTGTCTGCGATAGGCAGCTCCCTCTGTGCCGGCCACCGGACGTTTCTCTGCTGGAAGCAGCTGGATGTAACGCACCGCCTGGAAGTCAGACGAAAAATAAGAAGAATTGTTTTGCTGTGAGAGGGTAAAGAAAGATTGTGTGAAGGACAGAGATGCGAACGACCAATCAGTAAGAGAGTAGGGGGGGaaattgttgtaaaaaaaaaaaagatgtagagGCTTGTGGTTGGATAGACATGCAAAACAAGTCCTACAGAAACAGGACTAGACTAAACAAATAGATAGAAGACTTACAGAGCTTTACAAGTCCAAATGGGAGATGAGTCAAATTGCACAAGTTGTTGGCAAGGCATCTCCCTTAACAatcatttactttcattttgaGTTAAACAAATGGATTAAATTGGCTATAATTGGGACCCTTTTGATAAATGATCaatattgaaaacaaacaaactcttgaTCACTTGAGTTTGAACTCTTACCAGATACTTATTGGCCACTGGAGGAGCCCACTCGTAGGTGACAGATGTCATTGGCACGTCTTTGGGGACTTGGACAGCGTTGGCTGATGTGGCACTCACAGAAACCGGCACTTTGTTGGCCCTGACAGCAGTGACGCCGACTGGTACAGACCTAATTGGTGCCTGACCTTGAGCGTGACCTGGAGCCTGACCTGGAGCGGGAGCCTGAGCACCACTGGCTGCTGTAcgtgcagcagctccagcagctccgGCAGCTCCGGCAGCTCCGGCAGCTCCGGCAGCTCCGGCAGCTCCGGCAGGCTGTACAGACCCGGCTGCTGCAGAGGGGGGCAGAATGGTGGGAAAAGCACTTGGCGGTACAGCATAAGCAGTGGAGGCACTGGGCAGAGTGATGGTCACCATGTTGCCTTTGTAGCTGGGGAGGCCGTCCTTTTTCAGCTTGGCAATGAGGCCGGTGTACTTTGTGTCCTCGAACAGCTTCCCCACCTTCTTGTTCTCCTCCGAGTTCATCTGCACGTTGTGCTCTGTGAGGCCACATTTACAGTTTCTGCAGATTTTTCTGCAGAGGAATGAAGAGCATTCAGGATATTTTAGagatttattgacatttttcacaGAGCCAGAGAGAAAGCTTGTTTTACTTTGGTTGAGAGTGTATGTGTTGGATATTGACATTGTCTTGTGTTATAAAAGTGAAACCCTAACAATTGATTGAATACACAGATGCTTGTTTCAGTGTGGAAAAATGTCTCTACTTTTCTGGAATGCGATGAAtaaaactgtgctctcttaaggcacattgcatttaaaattttttaaatgttctaacCTTACATACACTGCTGTATCAATACAACAAGCTCAGTGTTGAACTCAAAAAACCTGCACTTTGACATGCCTCAACACAACTTGCTCATATTTGTAGAGTAACTCTGACTTTATTTATGACTGCCAGGCATGCTTCAGCGTGCCCCTCCTGCTTCATAAGGCTGCTCCAAAGATTTCTCTCAGCAGAGTGAAGCTCGGGTGAACTTTTGCAATACGATAAGCTTCAAAGTTCTGCAGAACTCTGAATGCTCTCTGACCGCAGTTTCTGCTCATTAATTGTCCCTAGTCTAGACAGAGGAGGTGTGGAATCGAGGCTGACCCTTCACTGTCACACTTGTTCCTGTGATGGTTCTAAGCTGCTTGACAGAAGCTGTACAAACCTCCAGAAGTGCAGCTCGAAGCCTTCACACTTGTCCTTGCATTTCAGACAGGCCGCCCCAGCGCCAAACTCGTGTCCGAGGGTCAtctgtaaacagaaaacagaagagagagcGATTACTTAAGATATCACAGTTTGTGTTAGATGCTTAAACACTGAAAGGGAATGATCAGTTTCCTTGAGGCAGACAAGTAATGGAGACAACAAATTAATACTATCATGACTCCTCGATAATCTTCGAGGAGttaagaatgaataaataatctgtGTGCTGTTGACACGGTGGATATGCATCGCTACACCTATATCTAGTTGATTTTAACATGTGACCATAaactaaaaaggaaaatgtttactgagggaataaacTGAGTGAGAAGGAAGTTCATTTACTTGTttttgccccctgctggccgttACAAAAATGCAAGTGTTTAGGCAATTCTGCATTAGTTCCACTTTTGCAACCAGATGGACGTCCTCTTCTTGAATACAGTCTCAGTTTAGGGGGGGAAAAGCATCTTTTAAAGTCACTTTAACCCCTATTATCAAAGTTGAGATGATTTCTGATGTTGCCTTTGAAATATTTGGCAACATTTCTCCTAAATTCTCGTTGCTTAAAatcagttattttgtttttttttaaacatcttctcGGCATGTGCGCTGCACTTCTCTTCCAATCGTCTTCATCCTTCTCTTTGCTTCAGCAGCAAACAATGCCCCTTTCAGCCTTAAGCCATTACTGCTGTTTATGACCATACATGGGCAGCTGTTCAATGATGTTAAAAAGCCCTGTGGGATCCCAGCAGGCAGCTCCTTTGTCAGAGGATGTTTTTGACCCAAAAGACTCTCACTACCATGGAATGCAGACAGTAACTCCTGCTTTGTACAGCGGGGCCAAGATGACAATATTTCTGCATCCATTAAACCAGTGAGACTTTCCTCCCACGGCGGCCGTTAAGGCGCAGAAGAAAAGATTTGAACATGATTAAAGTGGAAAATACAGCAGTGGATCTCAGAGAAGCTCCAGACATAGACGCAACTTAAGATTCTTAAACTATCACTTTTAGCTTTAGCtatggaaaacaaacaagacaaactTTCATTCTTGCATGTTGTCTCAACTCATTTTAAGAACTTTGCCCGTATGAAACTGCACaattatacatttttcaataaaTCTGAGTTCTAACCAGACAAAGTattcaaaaacaaacttctgtacCTAAAGGTCTTTGATGGAGTTCTACCATCACTTATCTCAGGGCGTTTTCTCATTACCCAAGCATTGCTCAAAAAGTAAGTGAAGGGGTTTCAAGCAGTCCAAACGAAGTGCTCCCGGCTGGTGGAGGATTCAATATTTATCTCGAGCACAGTGAGGGCGACATTTCTGGCAGAGGTCACTggagtgtgtgtcagtttgaacCCTGTTTTACAGACTCGTTAGAAGTTAATGTTGATCGGTGACGTTCTGTTATGACTACACAAACTAGGCTAATAAATTCTGGTGACAAACTCCGCAGAGAGGTCATTCAGACACCAAGAAAGACCCAGTACAGGCCTCTGAGTCATCTCCATGAGTCATCTTGTTGCAGCAGTTAGTGGCAGCTGTAATGACAGGAGTCACTGGCTATGGAGCCTTTTCAATGTCAGCAGACCACCTGCTTCTTAGACCACAGCATGTTGTTTCtgcaacatcaaaataaatactgtaaagCTTCAAATAAAAGATTACCCCAATTGAAGACCCAGATCCTTTAactagcctggtgttgctgcatgttttgaTAAATTAAAGTAGGCCTTCATAAGAGGCCCTGATGCCTAGTTTGTGGATCAAACGTTTGCAGCACGGCAAGAAAGTTAAACATAAACTACAACATCTGCTCAAGAACAACAGAATGATGCTCGTTATGTGTACAGGCCGTAAAGCAGGTCTGcatgcagttttttaaaaatgaacgatttatttaatttgtttattgatATTCTAATTTTGCACACAGATACATTGTATTTCTGGTGTTCATTAACTATTTTATCGTCTTTCCCATCAATGGTTTCcacaagttttgtttgaaaataattaaaggccCATCTTATGTTCAAGCCTGTCCAACTTAAAGGTAACGTTGTTTTATAGTAGGGTcggaccgatatgggatttttggcgCCGATATCGATATCTGGAAGAGAAAAAACCCACTACCGTTAAccagctgatatctttcttagatggatgttcaatctgtagagatagatagatataaacattttttttgcattaatccCTCAAATGAAGtaatcaaacacttgtgaaaaagatatataatgaaaacaagatggtcactaaactggaaagtaactgcacatgtacgtgcgccactgcttgacactctggagagtgataatgcttgttgtaatccataaagcgccctctgctggtgacagccagaaagagtaATAATTCAACaataatcaaaatgaaatgctatttgactggtgaataaatatTGTAATATCTGCGATATAATTAGCCCATACTGATAGTCTCAGAGTACGCTAATATCGGCTGGTCGACTAATCGGCCGGGCTCTATTTTATagactgaagtaaataaaagcccGGGCTATCAGTAGAAGTTTTAACGgtattcaaaaagttgaaaacaaactgaatgatTATTTTAGTTGTTTTGAATATAATCTTCAATGTTTTAGTTCTAATGCAGAGCAGCAACATGCCTGAATAACAGAGGCAAGTAAGAGGTCAACAGTTTAGCTTCATAGCACTTCCCTACATGACACTGTAGCAGCGGTTTCACAACACTGTTGATCAACACAACTAAAATACACTCTGCTGTGCAAAGAGTCCGTCTTTTAAGTATGTGGAGGGTTGAAGATGACGAATGTATTCAGCCATTTAATATGTTGAACTAGTTTATGCTTCCACCCACCCATCTGTCTGAAGTTCATATCTGTCATCGTTTTCAAAAGAAGGACTAAGTAACTGCAGCCATGATGAAAGTAGCTCAAAGATGTAATCACCCTCAAACTAAACAACGGTATAAGTGAGTCTACATTCAACAGGAAGAGACTTCTCTAGGATTATGTTCCTCCTCTAATTGTTTGTGGTGCGACCCCCCTcgtgtttctctgcagacctTGAGATTATCTCTAGTCCCTTTATGAAAGGAAGGGTTTGGATGTGTTTGCTGAATTTGAAAACATTCtcttacaattctacaattcattaagCAGGCAATTAGCCATTTAGTGCAGTATTTTATTTGGAGACAGTtttctgccttgttttttttctctccatttgaCACTTTCGACAGCTCAATGATTTATCACTTAGAAATCTCAAATGTATTTCAGCAAGAGGAGGATTGCGCCACTCTGCCCCGTTGAAAACTGTTCCTCGGATATGATGCTTGTGGCAATTTCGGCAACCAGTGAGGCGTTTAGACAAGCGCATGACTCAGGATGAGGTCAGAGTCTCAGAGTAGGATCACCAGCAGAAACTGAAATTGAGCAGAATTACGGTGATTACAGACGATGTGCCCGTACACAGTGTGCTCACAGTCACAATTTATTACTTCAGCTGGTCCTTTTATTTTGGGAGATGGCATGAGGATAATATGACCTTAACACACAGGTTGATGTTTCTTGAATAGGGCAGTAATTACAGAAACCCTTCCGCTGATCAAGGCGCTCTAGCGACCTGCAGCCGCCGCAGCCAGAGACCCTGCAGAGGCTGACGACTTATCTCCTCCAGGGATTAAAAGCAGATGTCAGACCGGGTGTGTCTGGGTCACCCAGCTGCTCAGACCCACTTTAAGGCAGGAGCTTCCTGTAAATACTATATGAAATAAGTTTTCCTTTAAAGATGAATTAATGTCAGAAAAATGTTGGCTGATAAAGTCCATCACTCTGGCAATCTGAGCAATCTGAAGATGCTCCATGATCCGTCATCCATGACAACTGACCTACTTATCCTCATAGAAGTCTACTTGAAACATttgtagtcttttttttgtttttaccttcttagagagcaggtaaaagatttTTTGCATGTTTCACATACAGGGAATAAATGTGCAACCTTGCTAACTTCTGGCAAGCAAATGTTTTCATAGCCTACAATAACTGTGTGAAAGCAAATAGTCCATGGGTTATGAGTGGAGCAGAGCAGAAGGACTGCAATGAATGTAAAAGTCCATTAAACACAGCGTGTGCCCTGCAATGATGTTCTCCTGTAGTTCACTCTCAGATCTCAACTTAGTAAAAATCCATACAAATGTTCAAGTCTGCTCTAATTTAAATCCACGtccggtgttacggtttaaagagGGACCATGTTAACTGGCGACTCTCATCCCAACCAATAATCGACCTTGTTTAGAAGTTTTACTAAAGATATACCAGATGACTAGTTtgacattattatttaaaaaaatattaataataataacaaagagGCATTCATTAGAAAACTTCTTAAACATCTTCTGTAACTACGACAACCACGGACGCATTCGCCTGAAAGTCAGCAGTGACCACGGTCACTCTTTATACCATTACACCGGGCAGTAAAACCTAAACTAAGAGGAACCAATTTAACCATTTCCTGTGAGTCTcaatgacccccccctccctgtccGAATCCCATCATAACACACATCATAACACATCAACGAACCATTTAAAAGTTTGAATGCTGAAC
This genomic interval from Labrus mixtus chromosome 4, fLabMix1.1, whole genome shotgun sequence contains the following:
- the tes gene encoding testin, yielding MLSYSFFLSVPGFDGFLQLRFFCPPPLHRESNPPTLTDSNMEIEKEVKKMTLGHEFGAGAACLKCKDKCEGFELHFWRKICRNCKCGLTEHNVQMNSEENKKVGKLFEDTKYTGLIAKLKKDGLPSYKGNMVTITLPSASTAYAVPPSAFPTILPPSAAAGSVQPAGAAGAAGAAGAAGAAGAAGAAARTAASGAQAPAPGQAPGHAQGQAPIRSVPVGVTAVRANKVPVSVSATSANAVQVPKDVPMTSVTYEWAPPVANKYLAVRYIQLLPAEKRPVAGTEGAAYRRQQMACQLPEHDQDPSKCHELTPAEVKLMQQFVRKYKDEALGVADVMLPEEMALIQAQGQGGAGGAGVGATVAGVSAGGGVGGAGYRQGAGAGGPGVGPMAGAGVGAGFGPGAGGAGATGPGVGPMAGAGVGAGFGPGAGGAGATGPGVGPMAGAGDGSGFGPGAGGSRAGAGYGPGAGAGYGPGAGAGAGAGAGAGAGYGPGAGPGAGAGAGYGAGAGYGPGPGAGAGPGYGPGAGYGVGAGVGPGAGPGAGGALSDPSTGLSFGFGPAEGAVGTTATAGAMGVPGTQQAGLPQQAFSCRQCQQPMGRGEPAVYAERAGYDKLWHPACFVCCTCNELLVDMIYFWKKGKLYCGRHYGDSEKPRCGGCDELIFSNEYTQAEGQNWHLKHFCCFDCDCILAGETYVMENDKPVCKPCYMKNYAAKCSSCQKEVEPEAQRVSYGDHHWHAAPECFKCSGCSKCLTGQRFMAVKAFLFCSVECKKKIIT